The following are encoded together in the Diachasmimorpha longicaudata isolate KC_UGA_2023 chromosome 3, iyDiaLong2, whole genome shotgun sequence genome:
- the LOC135160020 gene encoding serine/threonine-protein kinase D3, translating into MEGPEVTFLFQFGLLRDTVSAEAMTLTLKGLKEHACDFINNKCPDHGLTQLFERLLLFKHDYNSTNILHLITNATEVVDETLVEIVLTAQVPTEEIVVRPHALAVHSYKAPTFCDFCGEMLFGLVRQGLKCEGCGMNYHKRCVIKVPNNCMQDPNRRRRSSTLLNVPRSPSQGSTSSLTSASDDNQSAGTSSTTSCNNTNLSVPSIITPKQSRSPSLGGRPIWIEREMATRIKIPHTFVLHSYTRPTVCGHCKKLLRGLFKQGLQCKDCQYNAHKKCIEKIPKDCTGENPKDLGGNEYADSDVGSEPESRCDGRNEEGDGDSDAESPPRASHIFYGDPKENQVNGDYNNQVPSRDDGSPDDCGKSQPSSCSSSPSNNIPLMRIVQSIKHTKRRGSKVLKEGWMVHFTNRDRMKRRHYWRLDSKAIMLFQSDTGSKYYKEIPLAEILGIDTVRPQISPESNHCFELRTANVDYYVGEDPLKMDSNAQLPPPESGIGAHLARSWETSIRHALMPVTNNSNASETQSSEPEDTVTDMSQIYQIFPDEVLGSGQFGIVYGGTHRKTGRAVAIKVIDKLRFPTKQEAQLKNEVAILQNLSHSGVVNLERMFETPERIFVVMEKLKGDMLEMILNSERGRLSERITKFLITQILIALKHLHSKNIVHCDLKPENVLLSSNNDFTQVKLCDFGFARIIGEKSFRRSVVGTPAYLAPEVLRNKGYNRSLDMWSVGVIVYVSLSGTFPFNEDEDINEQIQNAGFMYPPNPWKEISSDAIDLINNLLQVKQRKRFTVDKSLAHVWLQDYQTWCDLRQLEAQVGCRYLTHESDDARWLAHEVQQT; encoded by the exons ATGGAGGGACCAGAGGTGacatttttgtttcaatttggACTACTGCGAGATACTGTCAGTGCCGAGGCAATGACTTTAACACTGAAAGGACTCAAGGAACATGCCTGTGACTTTATCAATAACAAGTGCCCGGATCACGGACTCACTCAGCTCTTTGAGAGACTCTTGCTGTTCAAGCATGATTATAATTCAACGAATATACTACACTTGATTACAAATGCTACTGAAGTTGTTGATGAGACACTGGTGGAGATTGTACTCACtg CGCAAGTACCAACGGAGGAGATCGTCGTTCGGCCACACGCCCTGGCTGTTCACTCCTACAAAGCCCCAACATTTTGTGATTTCTGTGGGGAAATGCTCTTCGGACTTGTCAGGCAGGGATTGAAGTGCGAGGGCTGCGGTATGAATTACCACAAGCGTTGCGTTATTAAGGTACCCAACAACTGCATGCAGGATCCCAACCGACGCAGACGTAGCTCAACGCTGCTAAATGTTCCAAGATCCCCCAGCCAAGGCTCAACAAGCAGTTTAACGAGTGCTAGTGACGATAATCAGAGTGCTGGTACATCGTCTACAACAAGTTGCAACAATACTAATTTATCAGTACCATCGATAATAACACCGAAACAATCACGTTCCCCTTCGCTCGGTGGAAGGCCCATATGGATTGAGCGTGAAATGGCGACGAGAATTAAAATTCCACATACTTTTGTTCTACACTCGTATACGAGACCGACTGTTTGTGGccattgtaaaaaattgctgCGCGGACTGTTCAAGCAGGGACTGCAATGCAAGGATTGCCAATACAATGCCCATAAAAAGTGCATTGAGAAGATACCCAAGGACTGCACTGGAGAGAACCCTAAGGATCTTGGAG GTAACGAATACGCAGATAGTGATGTTGGCAGTGAGCCAGAGAGCAGATGTGACGGGAGAAATGAAGAGGGGGATGGAGATAGTGATGCGGAGTCTCCGCCAAGAGCATCGCACATTTTTTACGGGGATCCTAAGGAAAATCAGGTCAATGGCGACTATAAT AATCAGGTGCCCAGTCGTGATGACGGATCTCCGGACGACTGTGGCAAGTCTCAACCTTCTAG TTGTAGTTCAAGCCCCAGCAACAACATTCCTCTAATGCGGATCGTTCAGAGTATAAAGCACACCAAGCGCCGGGGCTCAAAGGTGTTGAAGGAAGGATGGATGGTCCACTTCACAAACCGTGATCGAATGAAGCGCCGACACTACTGGAGGCTCGATTCGAAAGCAATAATGCTTTTCCAAAGTGATACGGGATCAAAATACTACAAAGAAATACCTTTGGCTGAGATACTGGGAATAGACACGGTGAGGCCTCAGATATCACCTGAATCGAATCACTGCTTCGAGCTTCGAACAGCAAATGTGGATTACTATGTCGGAGAAGATCCACTCAAAATGGATTCTAATGCACAATTACCACCGCCTGAGAGTGGCATTGGGGCACATTTGGCCAGATCCTGGGAGACCAGTATTCGTCACGCTTTAATGCCTGTTACCAATAATTCCAATGCCA GCGAAACTCAATCGAGTGAACCCGAAGACACAGTGACGGACATGTCTCAAATATACCAAATTTTTCCCGACGAAGTACTCGGCTCTGGACAGTTTGGGATTGTTTACGGAGGCACTCATCGCAAAACTGGTCGAGCAGTTGCCATTAAGGTGATTGACAAGCTTCGATTTCCCACGAAGCAAGAGGCACAACTCAAAAACGAAGTGGCAATCCTACAGAACTTATCACACAGCGGTGTTGTCAATCTCGAGAGAATGTTCGAAACTCCAGAAAGGATATTCGTAGTAATGGAGAAGCTCAAGGGTGATATGCTGGAGATGATTCTGAACTCTGAGCGTGGACGACTCAGCGAGCGCATCACAAAGTTCCTCATAACACAGATTCTAATTGCATTGAAGCATCTGCACAGCAAAAATATCGTTCACTGCGACCTCAAGCCTGAGAATGTTCTTCTCAGCAGCAACAATGATTTTACACAAGTGAAATTGTGTGATTTTGGATTTGCGAGGATCATTGGGGAGAAGAGCTTCAGGAGGAGCGTCGTGGGGACTCCAGCCTATCTTGCACCAGAGGTACTGAGGAACAAGGGATATAATCGATCACTTGATATGTGGAGTGTTGGGGTGATTGTTTACGTTTCACTGAGCGGAACTTTTCCGTTTAATGAGGACGAGGATATTAATGAGCAAATTCAGAACGCTGGCTTCATGTATCCCCCGAATCCTTGGAAAGAAATATCTTCCGATG ctATTGActtgattaataatttattacaaGTCAAGCAGAGGAAGAGATTCACCGTTGATAAAAGTCTAGCACACGTTTGGTTGCAG GATTATCAAACGTGGTGTGATCTACGTCAACTAGAAGCACAAGTAGGCTGTCGTTACTTGACTCACGAGAGTGACGATGCCCGTTGGTTGGCACACGAGGTACAACAAACATGA